The following coding sequences are from one Paenibacillus tundrae window:
- the walK gene encoding cell wall metabolism sensor histidine kinase WalK translates to MGRFSRFSFFRTIQAKLIIIYVLLILIAMQLIGVYFVSAMKNSLTSNFTEDLQARAEMLSVLVGETMAGGEVEAGEDKTENLRVLVNNLFNINGAEIQVLDASGKVLTTSLSSHSDYVGRKNTQTVVSRALQGIRDNEEYIVDEDNVRKKVVAKPVLSGGKIIGAVYIAASMNELYATMEGINKIFISGILIALVLTAVLGVILSHTITQPIKEVTRRATAVAEGNFDQQTPVFGTDEIGQLSRAFNYMTSRLRDALSQNEEEKEKLTSILTNMSDGVVATDEYGKVILVNRRASSILGMRPADIEGRHFAVLLGIDPEDAEALASGFTGSTLLQIAPAGQEEPVVIRMTFTPVHRRELGITGTIAVLQDVTEQEELEASRREFVANVSHELRTPLTTIKSYAEALDDGALEDPQLAGRFVGVIQNETERMIRLVTDLLHLSRLDSKEALLRKQPTDILEMLEEVTDRFSFQMHQKDIQPVLSVEHDLPEVPLDRDQIDQVLDNVVSNALKYTLEGGTITIAARKTNDQTLAISVTDTGMGIPQRDLDRIFERFYRVDKARSRSMGGTGLGLSIAREIVKAHDGSITLESELDVGTTVTFTLPMRDEGGEHREGTD, encoded by the coding sequence ATGGGGCGATTCTCGCGATTTTCGTTCTTTCGAACGATTCAGGCGAAGCTAATTATCATATATGTACTGCTGATTCTAATTGCGATGCAATTGATTGGTGTTTATTTTGTCAGCGCGATGAAGAATTCTCTAACTAGTAACTTCACCGAGGATCTACAGGCGAGAGCGGAGATGCTGTCGGTGCTGGTGGGAGAGACGATGGCTGGCGGCGAAGTGGAGGCTGGCGAAGACAAAACGGAAAATCTGCGCGTACTGGTGAACAATCTGTTCAACATTAACGGGGCAGAGATTCAAGTGTTGGACGCCAGTGGTAAGGTGCTGACCACCTCACTAAGCTCTCATTCAGACTATGTTGGGCGTAAAAATACACAGACCGTTGTCAGCCGTGCGTTGCAGGGCATTCGAGACAATGAGGAATATATCGTTGATGAGGACAATGTCCGCAAAAAGGTGGTTGCCAAGCCGGTATTATCCGGCGGCAAGATCATTGGCGCGGTATATATTGCCGCATCGATGAATGAGTTATATGCCACCATGGAGGGCATTAACAAGATATTTATTTCGGGCATTCTTATTGCCCTTGTGTTAACAGCGGTGCTCGGCGTCATTCTATCCCATACGATTACACAACCGATCAAGGAAGTGACGAGGCGGGCAACAGCGGTGGCTGAAGGTAACTTTGACCAACAGACCCCTGTATTCGGCACAGATGAGATCGGCCAGCTCAGCCGGGCATTTAACTATATGACCAGCCGTCTGCGTGACGCACTCTCTCAGAATGAAGAGGAGAAGGAGAAGCTGACCTCTATTCTGACCAATATGAGTGATGGTGTAGTTGCAACAGACGAGTATGGCAAAGTCATTCTAGTCAATCGCCGTGCAAGTAGCATTCTTGGAATGCGTCCGGCAGATATTGAGGGCAGGCACTTCGCTGTATTGCTTGGTATCGATCCTGAGGACGCGGAAGCACTCGCGAGCGGCTTCACAGGTTCGACCCTGTTGCAGATTGCTCCTGCGGGTCAGGAGGAGCCTGTTGTCATTCGTATGACGTTCACGCCTGTTCACAGGCGTGAGTTAGGAATTACGGGAACGATTGCGGTGCTCCAGGACGTCACGGAACAAGAAGAGCTGGAAGCATCCCGGCGTGAATTCGTGGCGAATGTATCCCATGAGCTGCGTACGCCGCTAACCACCATTAAGAGTTATGCCGAGGCGCTTGATGATGGTGCACTTGAAGATCCACAGCTCGCTGGGCGGTTCGTAGGCGTTATCCAGAATGAGACAGAGCGAATGATCCGCCTGGTTACGGATCTGCTACATCTCTCCAGGCTGGACTCCAAAGAGGCTCTTCTGCGGAAACAACCTACGGATATTCTGGAGATGCTGGAGGAAGTGACGGATCGATTCTCATTCCAGATGCATCAAAAGGATATTCAGCCTGTATTATCGGTGGAGCATGATCTTCCTGAGGTACCGCTGGATCGGGATCAGATTGATCAGGTGCTTGATAATGTCGTGTCCAATGCGCTGAAGTACACACTTGAGGGTGGTACGATCACGATTGCAGCACGCAAAACGAATGATCAGACGCTCGCAATCTCGGTAACGGATACGGGAATGGGTATACCACAGCGGGATTTGGATCGTATATTTGAACGGTTTTACCGTGTAGATAAGGCTCGTTCGCGTAGTATGGGCGGAACAGGACTTGGGCTATCCATTGCCCGGGAAATTGTAAAAGCGCATGACGGCAGTATTACGCTTGAATCAGAGCTGGACGTTGGGACAACCGTAACATTCACATTGCCGATGCGTGATGAAGGAGGTGAGCACCGTGAAGGAACGGATTAA